Below is a window of Sulfitobacter sp. BSw21498 DNA.
TGACACCCGCAGCGGGATTATTGATGCGCCGTCTACGATGGTGGTGAATGGCACGCAGGTCAAAGTCTATGCGTGGTATGACAACGAAATGGGCTATGCGCACCGTCTGGTGGATGTGGCGCTGATGGTGGGCGGCAAGCTGTGACACGCCCTGCCGGATTTACCGCTTATATTGCCGTCACAGCCGCCTATTGGGCGTTCATGCTGACCGACGGGGCGCTGCGGATGCTGGTGCTGCTGCATTTTCACACGCTGGGGTTCTCTCCGGTGCAGCTGGCCTATCTGTTCGTGTTGTACGAGATCGCAGGTGTCGTGACCAACCTGTCGGCGGGCTGGATCGCGGCGCGCTTTGGACTGACCTCGACACTTTATGCGGGGCTGTCGTTGCAGGTTATCGCCCTGCTGGCGCTGACGCAGCTTGATCCGGCATGGAGCGTGACTGCCTCCGTCGTGTTTGTGATGCTGGTGCAGGGGCTGTCTGGCGTGGCCAAGGATCTGGCCAAGATGAGCTCTAAATCCGCGGTCAAGCTGTTGGCCCCTACAACGGGGGGCGGGTTGTTTCGCTGGGTCGCCCTGCTGACCGGATCGAAGAACGCGGTCAAGGGCGCGGGCTTCCTGCTGGGTGCGGGGATGCTGGCCTTGCTCGGGTTTGTCCCGTCGGCGTTGTTGATGGCCGCGATCCTGTTCGTGATCCTGATCGGCGTGATCATCGGTATGCCCGCGGGCCTGCCCGTGGGGCGCAAGGACGCCAAGTTCACCGAAGTGCTGTCGAAGAACCGCAATATCAACTGGCTCAGCGCCGCGCGGCTGTTTCTGTTCGGGGCGCGCGACGTGTGGTTTGTCGTGGGCATCCCGATCTATTTCTACGCGGTGCTGTCTGACGGCAGCGTCGAAAGCAAGCGCGACGCCTTCTTTATGATCGGCAGCTTTATGGCGGTGTGGACGATCTTATATGGTGCCGTGCAAGGCTGGGCCCCGCGTATCTTGAGAGCCGACCGCCGGACCGAGCTTGAGACACTAACCCAAGCCCGTCACTGGAACCTCGCGCTTGTGGTCGTGCCGGCCTTGTTGGCAGCGCTGGTCTGGATCACGCCTGCACCCTCCGCCGCGCTGACGCTGACGATTGTTGGCGGCTTGCTGGTGTTCGGGGCGATCTTTGCGGTGAATTCAGCCCTGCACTCCTATCTGATCCTCAGCTTCACAGAGGCCAAGCGGGTCACGATGGATGTGGGGTTCTACTATATGGCCAATGCGGCCGGACGTTTGGCGGGCACGCTGCTATCGGGGTTCACCTACCAGATTGGCGGGCTGGCGCTTTGTCTGGCAACAGCGGCTGTTATGTTGGCGCTTAGCGCCTTTGGGACGGCACAGCTGCGCCCGACCCAAACCTCATAAGGGACGGCGCGCGAGGTCACCCCCCGCGCGCCCTGTTTCAAGGCACTGCAACCACGCCGTTGCGGTTTTCACGCCAGATCACCGCGACGATCAGGGCCGACGCGACGCCGCCAATCAGCGTCGTCAACAGGCCGGGAAAGCTGAACGCAAACCCCGCGATCCCCAGCGGCAGGCGCAGCCAAGGCCGCACCATGCCGACGCCCAGCAGATAGCCTTCTAGCCCGCCGGACAGCAGCGTGATGCCAATGATGATCGACGGCAGCACATAGATCAGCGGCGTCAGGTCCCCCTGCAACACCAGCGCAGGCTGGAACAGGAAGAACAGCGGGACAAAGTAGATCACCACCCCAAGCCGCATCGCGGTAAAGGACGTCAGCATCGGCTTGGCCCCCGCAATGGTCGCCGCAAGAAACGCCGCAGCGCCAACGGGAGGCGTGATCACCGACAGCATCGCGTAGTAGACGATAAAGAAGTGCACCGCGACGGTGTTCAGCCCGCCGATTTCGATGATCGCAGGCGCAAGCGTGACCGCAAGGAAGATGTAGGCCACAATCGCCAGCCCCGCCATCCCCATGATAAAGCAGGCCAAAACCCCAAGCGCGATCACAAGATAGACGTTATCCCCGCCTAAGGCGACCAGACCCGATGTCATCGACCCCGTGACGCCCGTGATCGTCAACGCGCTGACAACAAAGGCAATCGGCAGAATGATCGCCGCCGTTTGCGTGACCAGCGTGCCGACTTGGCGCAGGGTTTCAAAAATACGCGCCGGTGTCATCATGGTTTCACGCTGCAGGAAGCTTAGCGCGATCATTAGGGCACTGGCGTACCACGGGGCATAGTATTCCCACCGCATATACAGCAGACCCCAGACCAGAAAGATCATGACCAGCAGGAACGGCCAGCCACGCTTCATCACCTCGCGGGCAGAAGGCAGGTGTTCGGGTTTCATCCCCACCAGCCCTTTGCGCGCGGCATAGGCGTCAACCTGCAGGATCAGACCGAAATAGAACAGCGCCGACGGCAGGATCGCAGCAATCATCACGGTCGCGTAATCCACCCCGATGGTGATCGCCATGACAAAGGCAATCGCCCCCATCACCGGCGGCATCACCACACCGCCAGTCGAGGCGCAGGCCTCGATCGCGCCGGCGTAGTGGGCCGGGTAGCCGACCTTTTTCATGGTTGGAATAGTGATCGACCCGGTGCCCGCGATGTTGGAAAAAATCGACCCCGACAGCGACCCGAAAAAGGCGCTGGCCACGATAGACACTTTCGCAGGACCACCGCGGTATTTGCCAAAGCCCGCATTGGCGAGATCAATAAAGAACTGCCCCGCTCCCGTGGCAATCAACACGCCCGCAAAGACCAGAAAGCCCAGCACGATCTCGGCCACGATCTTGGTCGTGATGCCCATCAGGCCTTCGGTGCGAAAGACATGCGCTTCGATCATGCGTTCGAACGTATAGGGGATGCCCATAAGGAGCCCCGGGAAATAATCAGCGACCAATGGGTAAAGCCCAAGGATAAGGACCACCAACAAGAACGGCACGCCTCCCGACCGCCGCGCGATCTCGAGCATCAGCAGCCACAACACCACACCGGCGTAAAAGTTTGTCCAGCCCGCCTGAACGATCTCCCATGCGTACATGGAGAACCACATGCAGATGCCAAAGCCCACGGCGGCCGCCACGATGTCATAGATCGGCACGCTTGTGTGCGATTGCTTTGCCGGCAGCGCAATATAGGCCGCGGCAAGGAAAGTGCCGATAAAGACCCAGTAATACTGCCCCTCGATCAGGCGCCGCCCGCCAATGGGCACGCCAAACACATAGGCCAGCCCCAACCCGAGGCCAAAGGTACACAGCACCACAAAAGCAATGCTGGTGAATGAAAACAATCCCCCTAGGCGCGTCGTCTCTGACGCGGGATCGACAGCCGCTTCAGCCGCTGGTTGTTGATGAGTCGCTGACATGGAAAATCCTGCAATTAAAGCCGCTTATGCGATATCTTTAAGAGGACGGAGCAGCGGTACCACTCCGTCCTTTTGTCGGTCCGGTGGCGTTACAGACGCGAGCGGAAAGGCTCGAGGCCGTCGGTGTGCTTGGCCAGAATGTCGAGGTATTCCTGGTTCTCAAAATTCATCTCGACGCCCTGTTCCATCGCTTCTTTCATGCCGGCGTTACGCGCGGCGATCCAGGCGTCCATCTTTTCGATGGCGGCGGTGTTCCAGGTATCGTCTTCTTCGGTCCACTGGCCGATTTCGCGCAGGTATTTCACCGTGCCCTCATGCACCGGGATCGGGTTGGCATCCAGGAAGTTGCGGAAATGCTCGATCGACATACGGGTCGCCAACGCATGCGATCCTTTGTAGTTGTCGTGGGATTCATCGATCCATTTCGCCATGTTGTAAACGAAGTCCTCGTCTGCCGTGACCGGCACGGCGTAGACAAAGTTCGATGTCATGGAATCAACGCCTTTGGCGGTGCTTACGCCCATGGATATCTTCGACGGGATGGTCATGGGGCGGTGGCTCAGATAGCCGTCCCAGCCCTCTTTGTTGGCAGGATCCATCGGCAGCCAGCGAATGCTGCCCGGCGCGCCTTCCATCTCGGACAGGACCGAGGAGATCGGCGAACAATAGGCAACGTCAGATTTACCTTCGACGACCGAGCGGCAGTTTTCACTGTAGCTTGAGGCAGGAACGAACTCGATCTTTTCTTGCGCCTCTTCTGGCGTCATGCCGATAAACGCGGGCAAAGCTTTGGTGATCGCGGCCACAATCGCGGGCGAGAACACGCCGGATGTGACGCGCACGCCGCCTTTGCCAATGTCTTCAAGGGTTTGCAGATCGGAATCCCCGGCCACAACAAAGCCCCAAGGCGTATCGTTATGGTGCCACATGATGCGTTGCGGCATTGGTTTGGCCGAGGCATAGCCGCCGACCCCTTCCGCCTGCAACGCCATTTCCGACGCCGAGACAGAGGCAATTGCGACATCCTCGCGGTCGGTCAGACGCTTGTAGCGCATGGGTTCGCTGTCTTCGGGTACAATCCTAACGGTCGTTCCGGTTTCTTTTTGCAGCGTGGGCCCCCAGCCGTTGGTCGAGGCAAAGCTGCCCGTCGACGTGCCCGGTGTGGCGATCACCAGCAGGCGCGGCCATTCATAGTCTTGCGCCATAGCAGCACCGGAAAGCGCCATGGATACGGCGATAGACCCGACGGCGGCCTTGGCAAAACGTGTCATATTTTTCATGTGGTTTCTCTCCCTGTTTTTCATCTTTGGATTGTTCGGGATTGCCGCATCACGGCTGCCGCAGAATATGCAGATGTCACTCGGCACCTCCCAATGCTCAACGAAACGCGTTCGGTATGACCCGCTGAACGGGCAAAGAACGCGTCCTCCCGAGTGCCGAACTCCCTCCTCCCGAGGTTGTCCGACTCAATCTATTTAACAGCCTAGGGGTTAGATATTTCGATGCCAATACCGCAGAACAGAACTTGATACCGCAGCGAGGCATGGGTTTTTGGCAAACCGCCTTAGCTTGCTGATGCCAAAGGGTTAACGGCGTCGAATATGGGCTTCGTTACGTTACGTTGCTTTGGGTTACGAGGTGTTATTTCGACTGACAAGCGTCAGGAGAGCTGTCGAAACAGGCCGGATTTTGCCCAAATAAACGCCACTATCGGTCGAATATTTTGCAGCTTGCACCGATCGGTGAACTTGGCTACGCCTAAGGCAACGACGCTGTTCGCCCCTCATTTGGGCAGCAGCATTAACATCTATCCGTCGGGGTGCCCTTTGGGGCTGAGAGGTGCAAGCACCGACCCGTCGAACCTGATCCGGGCAATACCGGCGTAGGGAACGGGTATCTTTGTGCAGCGGCCTGGTGTCGATATCGCAAAGCTCATTCTTGCGTCCGTTTGTCCGCCACTGAGAGGCGAAGACGTGACCAAGAAGACCCCCATTTCCCTAACCATCGCCGGTTCGGACAGCGGCGGCGGCGCCGGCATTCAGGCGGATATCAAGGCGATGTCGGCCAATGGTGTTTATGCCGCCAGCGTGATCACCGCCGTCACCGCGCAAAACACCCGTACCGTCAGCGCCGTTCATGAAATCCCCGCCCAGATTGTGTCGGCCCAGATCGACGCCGTGCTGTCGGATCTGGATGTGCAGTCGATCAAACTGGGGATGCTTTTTTCGCCCCAGATCATTCAGGCGGTGGCACAGGCGCTAGTCGGTTTCAAAGGGGCCGTCGTGGTTGATCCGGTGATGATCGCCAAATCCGGTGATGCGCTGTTGCAGGACCAAGCCGTCGCAGCGCTGATTACTGATATCCTGCCAGGTGCCGATCTGCTGACCCCCAACCTGCCCGAAGCCGCCCGCCTGCTGGACCAGTCCGAAGCCACCACCGCCGACCAGATGGTAGCGCAGGCCCGATGTCTGCTTGATATGGGGCCTAAAGCAGTACTGATGAAAGGCGGACATGGCGCGGGCGACATCTGTAGCGACGCGCTTGTCACCGCGCAAGGTGTTGCATGGCTGTCTGCACCGCGCATCGACACGCGCAACACCCATGGGACGGGTTGCAGCTACGCCGCTGCCATCGCCGCACAGCTCGCGCATGGCGCCCCCTTGGCCATCGCGGTACAGGCGGCCCATAGCTATCTCCACGAGGCTATCCGCGCCGCCGACCGTCTTTCTATCGGTACCGGCCACGGCCCCGTGCACCATTTTCACGCGATCTGGCCATGACCCGCATCACCGTCATCGGCGCAGGCGTGGCAGGGTTGTGCATCGCGCGCGTCTTGCTGGATCGCGGGGCCCGCGTGCATCTGATCGACCGTGCCAGCCAGCCCGGCCCGCAGGGGTGTTCGTGGTGGGCGGGTGGGATGCTCGCCCCCTATTGCGAAGGTGAAAGCGCCGAAGAACCCGTGGTGCGGCTCGGTCAACAAGCGGCGGACTGGTGGGCGCAGCATACGACGTCCCTCCAGCGCTGCGGCTCGCTTGTCGTCTCTCCAGCGCGGGACACAAGTGATCTGACGCGCTTTGCGCGACGCACGGATAGCCATAAAACTTTGACCGCCACAGAGATCGAAGCGCTTGAGCCCGATCTGGGCGATCGCTTTGCCAAGGGCCTGTTTTTCGAGGACGAAGCCCATCTGTCCCCCCGCACTGCGCTGGCAGAGCTGTGGCGCGGACTGGTCGCCGACGGGGCCACCTTCGAACAATGCGAAGCCGACCCGGATGCGCGCGCGAAAGACGGGTTGGTGATCGACTGCCGAGGCTACCATGCACGCGCCGATATGCCCGCGTTGCGTGGGGTGAAGGGTGAGATGGCGCTGCTGTCCTGCCCCGACGTCTCCATCAACCGCCCTATTCGCGTGCTGCACCCGCGTGTGCCAATTTACCTCGTGCCGCGGGGAGACGGTGTTTACATGCTGGGGGCCACGATGGTCGAAGGCCGCGCAGGCTGTCACGCCAGCGTCCGGTCTGTGCTGGAACTACTGAGCGCGGCCTACGCGCTGTCGCCCGCTTTTGGCGAGGCCGAGATCCTCGAGATCGGCGTCGACAGCCGCCCCGCCTTTCCCGACAACCTGCCGCGCATCGAACGGCAGGGCAATCTGATCCGCGCCAATGGCCTTTATCGCCACGGTTTTCTGCTGGCCCCCGCGCTGGCAACGACGGTGGCCGACCTGATCCTTGACGCCAAAACACCGGAGATGTTCCATGAAACTACAGCTTAACGGTGCCCCGCTCGACAGTGACGCGACCACTCTTGCCGCCTTGCTTGAGGCCGAAGGATTTGGCGGGGCCAAGGTCGCCACAGCCGTGAACGGCAGCTTTGTCCCAGCCACGCTGCGCACGACGCATCCCCTTAATTCAGGCGACAGCATCGAAGTGCTCGCCCCCATGCAGGGAGGTTGAGATGCGCAGTTTCTACGGCGAAACGCTTGCCAATGGTCTGATGCTGGGCACCGCGCAATACCCGTCGCCCAAAGTGCTGTCCGACGCCTTTGCTCGCAGCGGTGCAGCGGTGGCAACGGTATCCCTGCGCCGCGAAAGCGGGCGGGATCGCGCCGGTCAGGATTTCTGGGAGCTGATCCGCGCGCTTGATGTGCATGTGCTGCCCAACACCGCCGGCTGCCACAGCGTCAAGGAAGCCGTCACCACCGCCCATATGGCACGCGAGGTCTTTGATACCCGATGGATCAAGCTTGAAGTCATCGGCGAAGAAGACACGTTGCAACCGGATGTTTTTGGTTTGGTCGAGGCCGCGCGCATTCTGACCGAGGACGGGTTTCAGGTCTTTCCCTACACCACCGAAGACCTTGTGGTCGCGGACAAACTTTTGCGGGCGGGTTGCGAAGTGTTGATGCCCTGGGGCTCGCCCATCGGGTCGGGCATGGGGCTGAACAACGTCTTTGGGCTGCGTGCCATGCGCGCGCATTTCCCCGACGTGCCGCTGGTGATCGACGCGGGCATCGGCCTGCCTTCGCACGCGGCACAGGCGATGGAACTGGGGTTTGATGCGGTGCTGCTGAACACCGCTGTCGCCAAGGCAGGTGATCCCGCCGCCATGGCCGAAGCTTTTGCCACTGCGATCCGCGCCGGACAGCTTGCCGCCGACGCCGACCCGATGCCGCCCCGCGATATGGCCGCGCCCTCGACTCCGTTGATCGGAAAGGCGTTTCTGGAATGAGCCTCGACCGTTTCTATCCAATTTTCGACAGTGCGGCATGGCTGGACCGACTGGTGCCGCTGGGGATCAAGCTGGTGCAGCTTCGGATAAAGGACACACCCGCCCCCATGCTACGCCGTGAAATCCGGCAGGCCAAAGCGATCTGCGCGGCACATGACTGCACCTTGGTCATCAACGATCACTGGCAGATCGCGTTAGAGGAAGGCTGCGATTTTATCCATCTGGGTCAGGAGGATCTGGATACCGCAGACCTGTCTGCCATCCGCGACGCTGGTGCGCGTCTTGGGGTCAGTACCCACGACAAAGTAGAGCTGGCCCGTGCCCTCGACCTGCGCCCCGAATATATCGCTCTTGGTCCCATCTATCCGACGATCCTGAAAAAAATGAAGTGGCACGAACAGGGGCTGGACCGTCTGCGTGACTGGCGCGATCTGGTAGAGCAGACCCCGCTGGTGGCAATCGGCGGCATGTCCGTCGCCCGCGCAGCCGGAGCCTTTGACGCCGGTGCCGATAGCGTCGCGGCGGTGACTGACATCACCCTGCACGCCAACCCCGAAGGTCGCATCGCCGATTGGCTGAGGGCCACACGATGACCCGTTACGACCGGCAGACGATCCTGCCAGAGGTGGGCACGACAGGCCAGCAGGCGCTGGCGGCTGCGCGTGTGGTCGTGGTTGGCGCAGGTGGGCTGGCCGCGCCGGTGCTGCCGCTGCTTGCGGGTGCCGGTGTGGGGCATATTACCTTGATCGATGGCGATCATGTGACGCTGTCAAACCTGCACCGACAGACACTGTTCACCGAGGCCGATATCGGCACCGCCAAAGTCATCGTCGTCGCCCGCGCCATGACCGCGCGCAACAGCAGCTGTACGGTTGTGTGCCATGCTGTTCCCCTTGCGCCGGACAATGTCGCGACGCTCACCCAAGATGCCACGTTGGTGTTGGATTGCGCCGACAGTTTTGCGACCAGTTATGTGCTCTCAGATCACTGCCTTCAGGCGGGTCTGCCCCTGATCAGCGCCTCGGCGTTGGGGTTCGGGGGCTATGTCGGCGGGTTCTGTGGCGGTGCGCCGTCGCTGCGGGCGGTGTTTCCCGACCTACCCGACCGCGCTGCCAGCTGCGACACGGCAGGGGTCATGGGGCCGGTCGTTGCCATGGTCGGCGCGGCGCAGGCGCAGATGGCCCAAGCGTGTATTCTGGGATTGTCGCCGTCGCCGTTGGGACAATTGGTCAGCTTTGACCTCGCGTCCTACCGCTTTGGCGGCTTTCGCTTCGACACCGCGCCAGAACCCGATCACGGCTTTAGCTTTATCGCGCCGTCCCAAATCCGCACGAGCGATTGGGTCGTGGACCTGCGCGGCCAAGGCGAAGCCCCAACAGCCGCAACCCCGACTGCGCTGCGCATCACCCTGCCCGATTTTACCCGAGATACCCCCCGCCCCTCGCACCAGACCCGCGCGGTGATCGCTTGCCGGTCTGGTTTGCGCGCGTGGCAGGCTGCGACCCATCTGGCCACCTACTGGAACGGCCCCGTTTCCCTGCTCGCCATGGGCGACCCATCCCCTTTGAAAGGACAAACCAATGAAAATATGTAATATTCTGGCCGCACTCGCACTGACCACTGGACCTGCTCTGGCCCAAGACGAGATGACG
It encodes the following:
- a CDS encoding FAD-dependent oxidoreductase, whose translation is MTRITVIGAGVAGLCIARVLLDRGARVHLIDRASQPGPQGCSWWAGGMLAPYCEGESAEEPVVRLGQQAADWWAQHTTSLQRCGSLVVSPARDTSDLTRFARRTDSHKTLTATEIEALEPDLGDRFAKGLFFEDEAHLSPRTALAELWRGLVADGATFEQCEADPDARAKDGLVIDCRGYHARADMPALRGVKGEMALLSCPDVSINRPIRVLHPRVPIYLVPRGDGVYMLGATMVEGRAGCHASVRSVLELLSAAYALSPAFGEAEILEIGVDSRPAFPDNLPRIERQGNLIRANGLYRHGFLLAPALATTVADLILDAKTPEMFHETTA
- a CDS encoding TAXI family TRAP transporter solute-binding subunit, with the protein product MKNMTRFAKAAVGSIAVSMALSGAAMAQDYEWPRLLVIATPGTSTGSFASTNGWGPTLQKETGTTVRIVPEDSEPMRYKRLTDREDVAIASVSASEMALQAEGVGGYASAKPMPQRIMWHHNDTPWGFVVAGDSDLQTLEDIGKGGVRVTSGVFSPAIVAAITKALPAFIGMTPEEAQEKIEFVPASSYSENCRSVVEGKSDVAYCSPISSVLSEMEGAPGSIRWLPMDPANKEGWDGYLSHRPMTIPSKISMGVSTAKGVDSMTSNFVYAVPVTADEDFVYNMAKWIDESHDNYKGSHALATRMSIEHFRNFLDANPIPVHEGTVKYLREIGQWTEEDDTWNTAAIEKMDAWIAARNAGMKEAMEQGVEMNFENQEYLDILAKHTDGLEPFRSRL
- a CDS encoding thiamine phosphate synthase, whose translation is MSLDRFYPIFDSAAWLDRLVPLGIKLVQLRIKDTPAPMLRREIRQAKAICAAHDCTLVINDHWQIALEEGCDFIHLGQEDLDTADLSAIRDAGARLGVSTHDKVELARALDLRPEYIALGPIYPTILKKMKWHEQGLDRLRDWRDLVEQTPLVAIGGMSVARAAGAFDAGADSVAAVTDITLHANPEGRIADWLRATR
- a CDS encoding ThiF family adenylyltransferase; protein product: MTRYDRQTILPEVGTTGQQALAAARVVVVGAGGLAAPVLPLLAGAGVGHITLIDGDHVTLSNLHRQTLFTEADIGTAKVIVVARAMTARNSSCTVVCHAVPLAPDNVATLTQDATLVLDCADSFATSYVLSDHCLQAGLPLISASALGFGGYVGGFCGGAPSLRAVFPDLPDRAASCDTAGVMGPVVAMVGAAQAQMAQACILGLSPSPLGQLVSFDLASYRFGGFRFDTAPEPDHGFSFIAPSQIRTSDWVVDLRGQGEAPTAATPTALRITLPDFTRDTPRPSHQTRAVIACRSGLRAWQAATHLATYWNGPVSLLAMGDPSPLKGQTNENM
- the thiD gene encoding bifunctional hydroxymethylpyrimidine kinase/phosphomethylpyrimidine kinase, yielding MTKKTPISLTIAGSDSGGGAGIQADIKAMSANGVYAASVITAVTAQNTRTVSAVHEIPAQIVSAQIDAVLSDLDVQSIKLGMLFSPQIIQAVAQALVGFKGAVVVDPVMIAKSGDALLQDQAVAALITDILPGADLLTPNLPEAARLLDQSEATTADQMVAQARCLLDMGPKAVLMKGGHGAGDICSDALVTAQGVAWLSAPRIDTRNTHGTGCSYAAAIAAQLAHGAPLAIAVQAAHSYLHEAIRAADRLSIGTGHGPVHHFHAIWP
- the arsJ gene encoding organoarsenical effux MFS transporter ArsJ translates to MTRPAGFTAYIAVTAAYWAFMLTDGALRMLVLLHFHTLGFSPVQLAYLFVLYEIAGVVTNLSAGWIAARFGLTSTLYAGLSLQVIALLALTQLDPAWSVTASVVFVMLVQGLSGVAKDLAKMSSKSAVKLLAPTTGGGLFRWVALLTGSKNAVKGAGFLLGAGMLALLGFVPSALLMAAILFVILIGVIIGMPAGLPVGRKDAKFTEVLSKNRNINWLSAARLFLFGARDVWFVVGIPIYFYAVLSDGSVESKRDAFFMIGSFMAVWTILYGAVQGWAPRILRADRRTELETLTQARHWNLALVVVPALLAALVWITPAPSAALTLTIVGGLLVFGAIFAVNSALHSYLILSFTEAKRVTMDVGFYYMANAAGRLAGTLLSGFTYQIGGLALCLATAAVMLALSAFGTAQLRPTQTS
- the thiS gene encoding sulfur carrier protein ThiS, with the protein product MKLQLNGAPLDSDATTLAALLEAEGFGGAKVATAVNGSFVPATLRTTHPLNSGDSIEVLAPMQGG
- a CDS encoding TRAP transporter permease, which codes for MSATHQQPAAEAAVDPASETTRLGGLFSFTSIAFVVLCTFGLGLGLAYVFGVPIGGRRLIEGQYYWVFIGTFLAAAYIALPAKQSHTSVPIYDIVAAAVGFGICMWFSMYAWEIVQAGWTNFYAGVVLWLLMLEIARRSGGVPFLLVVLILGLYPLVADYFPGLLMGIPYTFERMIEAHVFRTEGLMGITTKIVAEIVLGFLVFAGVLIATGAGQFFIDLANAGFGKYRGGPAKVSIVASAFFGSLSGSIFSNIAGTGSITIPTMKKVGYPAHYAGAIEACASTGGVVMPPVMGAIAFVMAITIGVDYATVMIAAILPSALFYFGLILQVDAYAARKGLVGMKPEHLPSAREVMKRGWPFLLVMIFLVWGLLYMRWEYYAPWYASALMIALSFLQRETMMTPARIFETLRQVGTLVTQTAAIILPIAFVVSALTITGVTGSMTSGLVALGGDNVYLVIALGVLACFIMGMAGLAIVAYIFLAVTLAPAIIEIGGLNTVAVHFFIVYYAMLSVITPPVGAAAFLAATIAGAKPMLTSFTAMRLGVVIYFVPLFFLFQPALVLQGDLTPLIYVLPSIIIGITLLSGGLEGYLLGVGMVRPWLRLPLGIAGFAFSFPGLLTTLIGGVASALIVAVIWRENRNGVVAVP
- a CDS encoding thiazole synthase, with translation MRSFYGETLANGLMLGTAQYPSPKVLSDAFARSGAAVATVSLRRESGRDRAGQDFWELIRALDVHVLPNTAGCHSVKEAVTTAHMAREVFDTRWIKLEVIGEEDTLQPDVFGLVEAARILTEDGFQVFPYTTEDLVVADKLLRAGCEVLMPWGSPIGSGMGLNNVFGLRAMRAHFPDVPLVIDAGIGLPSHAAQAMELGFDAVLLNTAVAKAGDPAAMAEAFATAIRAGQLAADADPMPPRDMAAPSTPLIGKAFLE